One window of the Nitrospira sp. SG-bin1 genome contains the following:
- a CDS encoding peroxiredoxin (with AhpF catalyzes the conversion of alkyl hydroperoxides to their corresponding alcohols; AhpC reduced the hydroperoxide substrate): MPMIGQLIPEGTYQAYHRNEIQPIALRSYQGRWLGLVFYPGDFTFICPTELEDLGMLYPEFQKLNAEVLGISSDSVYVHKAWRDTSPAVKDLPFPLVADPGGRLAQRLGVYLPQDGVALRGSFLFDPDGKLCVYEVHNNSIGRNMEELLRKLQAAIFVRDNGGVEVCPAGWKPGEKTLKPDLDLVGKI, encoded by the coding sequence ATGCCGATGATCGGACAACTGATCCCGGAAGGGACCTATCAGGCTTATCATCGAAACGAAATCCAACCGATAGCGTTGCGGAGTTACCAAGGGCGTTGGCTGGGGTTGGTGTTCTATCCCGGTGACTTTACGTTCATCTGTCCGACCGAGCTCGAGGACCTGGGCATGTTGTACCCGGAGTTTCAGAAGCTGAATGCGGAGGTGCTGGGCATCAGTTCGGATTCCGTGTACGTGCATAAAGCCTGGCGCGACACGTCTCCCGCGGTCAAAGATTTGCCTTTTCCGTTGGTCGCCGATCCTGGAGGACGCTTGGCCCAGCGGCTTGGCGTCTATCTCCCGCAGGACGGAGTGGCACTGCGGGGCAGCTTTCTCTTTGATCCGGACGGGAAGCTGTGCGTCTATGAGGTGCATAATAATTCCATCGGGCGTAACATGGAAGAGCTGCTTCGCAAACTGCAGGCCGCTATCTTCGTTCGCGACAACGGTGGTGTCGAAGTATGCCCGGCAGGATGGAAGCCGGGTGAAAAGACCTTGAAACCAGACCTCGATCTAGTCGGGAAAATCTGA
- a CDS encoding thioredoxin, whose protein sequence is MPNITLLVSPSCGACPSAKSLWKQLRVKYSFSYREVDITTKDGQELADRHSVRAVPATIIDGRLTFVGVPSRESAEKAIQLKIKQREG, encoded by the coding sequence ATGCCGAATATCACGTTGCTCGTGTCGCCGAGTTGTGGAGCCTGTCCTTCCGCGAAGAGCCTCTGGAAGCAGTTGCGTGTGAAGTACAGCTTCTCTTATCGCGAAGTAGATATCACCACAAAGGATGGACAGGAACTGGCTGACCGCCATTCTGTCAGAGCCGTCCCGGCAACGATCATCGACGGACGGTTGACCTTTGTCGGGGTGCCGAGCCGAGAAAGCGCGGAAAAGGCCATTCAATTGAAGATCAAACAACGGGAAGGGTAG
- a CDS encoding quercetin 2,3-dioxygenase, producing the protein MKKIAQVMRANGRHWVGDGFPVRSLFFYGGDAQAISPFLLFDYAGPHVFEPANSPRGVGQHPHRGFETVTIVYDGEVSHRDSTGAGGTIGPGDVQWMTAAGGIIHEEFHSEAFTKTGGPFRMVQLWVNLPAKDKMAPAGYQSITNADIPAVDLDQGVGRVRVIAGNFASTRGPARTFSPVNVWDVRLNRNADLVLDVPEGHTAMIATLSGHVTINGSEQAGEAEVIRFERDGSKVTIHADGDSIVLVLTGEPIKEPVVGHGPFVMNSEAEIRQAIDDFNRGRFGQVAY; encoded by the coding sequence ATGAAGAAGATCGCACAGGTTATGCGTGCCAATGGCCGCCACTGGGTCGGCGACGGCTTCCCCGTCCGCTCGCTCTTCTTCTACGGCGGCGATGCGCAGGCTATCAGCCCATTCCTACTCTTTGACTATGCCGGGCCCCACGTCTTTGAGCCGGCAAACAGCCCCCGCGGTGTCGGGCAGCACCCCCATCGCGGCTTTGAGACCGTCACCATCGTATACGACGGCGAGGTTTCGCATCGGGACTCGACGGGGGCAGGCGGCACGATCGGCCCTGGCGACGTGCAGTGGATGACTGCCGCAGGCGGCATTATTCACGAGGAGTTTCATTCCGAGGCCTTCACCAAGACCGGTGGCCCATTCCGGATGGTCCAGTTGTGGGTGAACTTGCCGGCAAAGGATAAAATGGCGCCCGCCGGTTACCAGTCGATTACCAATGCCGACATTCCGGCCGTCGATCTCGATCAGGGCGTCGGCCGGGTGCGCGTCATCGCAGGCAACTTCGCAAGCACACGAGGCCCAGCGCGTACATTCAGCCCGGTGAATGTCTGGGATGTCCGGCTTAACCGAAACGCTGATCTCGTCCTTGACGTGCCTGAAGGCCATACAGCGATGATCGCGACGCTATCCGGCCATGTGACGATCAATGGCAGCGAACAGGCAGGGGAGGCGGAGGTCATCCGCTTCGAGCGAGATGGCTCGAAGGTCACTATTCATGCCGATGGCGACAGCATAGTACTGGTGCTAACGGGTGAACCGATTAAAGAGCCGGTTGTCGGCCACGGTCCTTTCGTTATGAATAGCGAGGCGGAGATCCGTCAAGCCATCGACGACTTTAACCGAGGCCGTTTCGGGCAGGTCGCGTATTGA
- a CDS encoding MarR family transcriptional regulator, whose translation MTKQVGCPTEITLDVISGRWKVMVIFWLLQGDRRFNQLQRDLSGITHRTLAKQLKEMEADGLVEREDFGEIPPRVEYRLTPLGRSLEPVLAAMHEWALQHGAEVHRPTNESGSVNG comes from the coding sequence ATGACCAAACAAGTCGGTTGCCCGACTGAAATCACGCTCGACGTGATCTCGGGCCGTTGGAAGGTGATGGTGATTTTTTGGCTGCTCCAAGGTGACCGACGGTTTAATCAGCTCCAACGGGACCTGTCCGGCATCACGCATCGGACGCTGGCCAAACAACTCAAGGAGATGGAGGCGGACGGCTTGGTGGAGCGAGAAGACTTCGGCGAGATTCCTCCGCGCGTCGAATATAGACTGACGCCGCTCGGGCGGTCGCTTGAACCGGTGCTGGCGGCTATGCACGAATGGGCGCTACAGCACGGGGCGGAAGTCCATCGTCCGACGAACGAGAGCGGAAGCGTCAACGGATGA